One Mustela nigripes isolate SB6536 chromosome 5, MUSNIG.SB6536, whole genome shotgun sequence DNA segment encodes these proteins:
- the GMNN gene encoding geminin isoform X2, with the protein MNPSMKQKQEGSRENVKNSPVPRRTLKMIQPSAAGSLVGRENELVKGLSKTKHWNDQLTSKATSSGVVTVPEHSENINFSEVTQEAYDLMIAENPSSQYWKEVAEKRRQALYEALKENETLHKEIERKDSEIARLRRENEELAEVAQHVQYMAEVIERLQEEPLGNIESPNSQECDSEEETGEDSAVEDPDVVPCAEEAVSSSTDARPGV; encoded by the exons AATAGTCCTGTGCCCAGAAGAACGCTGAAGATGATTCAGCCTTCTGCAGCTGGGTCCCTTGTTGGAAGAGAAAATGAG TTGGTTAAAGGCTTGTCCAAAACGAAACACTGGAACGACCAGTTAACATCCAAGGCTACCAGCTCTGGAGTTGTTACTGTCCCAGAACacagtgaaaatataaattttagtgaAGTTACTCAAGAAGCATATGATCTTATGATTGCAG AAAATCCATCCTCTCAATATTGGAAAGAAGTGGCAGAAAAACGGCGGCAGGCGCTCTATGAAGCGCTGAAGGAGAATGAGACG CTTCATAAAGAAATTGAACGGAAGGACAGTGAAATCGCCCGCCTGAGGAGGGAGAACGAGGAGCTGGCCGAGGTGGCCCAGCACGTGCAGTACATGGCGGAGGTGATAGAG CGACTGCAGGAGGAGCCTCTGGGTAACATCGAATCACCAAATAGTCAGGAGTGTGACTCAGAAGAGGAAACGGGTGAGGACTCGGCTGTGGAAGACCCAGACGTTGTTCCGTGCGCCGAAGAGGCAGTATCTTCCTCTACAGATGCCAGGCCTGGTGTGTGA
- the ARMH2 gene encoding armadillo-like helical domain-containing protein 2 yields the protein MCSRVLDSELQLLPATGPFHAMANTRAYVQCWMWICHYFVGLYRRLKKFWNVTVNHFFMKEKEKEDVPSVESIFHKEKIVLLGHLLKNESLAIEKRAQAAYRIGLLAFTGGPTAGKFATEYMKEVAHLLRDREMPLKAKVLLLQSVACWCYLNPVSQKRAKHLKFIPILTEIFEDKLDSTVKSEINSSLLVKFWTCYVLSVMTCNNPSCMKELRDYNTLKYHLQILATENWAGWPENFAEVLYFLVGFHRN from the exons ATGTGTTCCAGAGTTCTTGACTCTGAACTTCAGCTACTGCCCGCCACAGGCCCTTTTCACGCCATGGCTAACACCCGTGCTTATGTGCAATGCTGGATGTGGATTTGCCACTATTTTGTGGGGCTGTATCGGCGCCTGAAGAAGTTCTGGAATGTCACCGTTAACCACTTTTtcatgaaggagaaggagaaagaagatgttCCTTCAGTTGAGAGtatttttcacaaagaaaaaattgtGTTGCTTGGCCATTTATTAAAGAATGAATCTCTAGCCATTGAGAAGAGAGCTCAAGCTGCATATAGAATCGGACTTCTGGCCTTCACAG GAGGACCAACCGCTGGGAAGTTCGCCACCGAGTACATGAAGGAAGTGGCTCACTTGTTGAGAGATCGTGAGATGCCGCTCAAGGCCAAGGTCTTGCTGCTGCAGAGTGTAGCCTGCTGGTGTTACTTGAACCCCGTGAGCCAGAAAAGAGCCAAACATTTGAAGTTTATTCCCATCCTCACTGAGATTTTTGAGGACAAACTCGACTCCACCGtcaaaagtgaaataaacagCAGCCTCCTGGTTAAATTTTGGACTTGCTACGTGCTCTCCGTCATGACGTGCAATAACCCGTCTTGTATGAAGGAGCTTAGAGACTACAATACCCTGAAATACCACTTGCAAATATTGGCGACCGAGAACTGGGCTGGGTGGCCTGAGAATTTCGCGGAGGTGCTGTATTTCCTAGTTGGTTTTCACAGGAATTAA